From Sporosarcina sp. Te-1, the proteins below share one genomic window:
- the rlmD gene encoding 23S rRNA (uracil(1939)-C(5))-methyltransferase RlmD, with the protein MSFIVNRNDRLTVTVEDLTHDGSGVAKVEGYPLFVPGALPGEEVEIKVGKTLKNYGFAELLEVKRQAPIRVEAPCHVFWECGGCQLQHLSYEAQLQQKQKQVRDVIDRIAKLPHVPVHPVKGMEDPWRYRNKSQIPFSERNGHVVSGFFKPRTHHIVDTDVCIIQSEEADELMSTLKHEMHALGLDAYDEKAHRGMLRHLIVRKGRATGELMVVLVTLKKKFPQKQAVVDLIKRVVQEVTSIMQNVNPDKTNVIFGNETINLYGKPVIIDKIGDVQFEISARSFYQVNPVQTEVLYGQALEYAQLSGDETVIDAYCGIGTISLFLAQQAKEVYGVEIVPQAIEDAKRNAELNGITNAYFEAGAAEDVIPRWYGEGKRFDVLVVDPPRKGCDEKLLTTILKYKPKRVVYVSCNPGTLARDLRILEDGGYRTQEVQPVDMFPQSSHVEAIALIQRKIM; encoded by the coding sequence ATGTCTTTTATTGTAAATCGAAACGATCGCCTCACCGTCACTGTAGAAGATTTGACGCATGACGGATCAGGCGTTGCTAAAGTAGAAGGATATCCGCTGTTCGTTCCCGGCGCTTTGCCTGGGGAAGAAGTGGAAATCAAAGTCGGTAAAACATTGAAAAATTATGGATTTGCGGAACTGCTTGAAGTGAAACGGCAGGCACCGATTCGGGTGGAAGCCCCATGCCATGTCTTCTGGGAATGCGGCGGCTGCCAATTGCAGCATCTTTCGTACGAAGCGCAACTCCAGCAAAAACAAAAGCAAGTGCGCGATGTCATCGATCGGATCGCGAAACTGCCACACGTTCCGGTCCATCCGGTGAAAGGGATGGAGGATCCATGGCGCTATCGCAATAAATCCCAGATTCCCTTCAGTGAACGGAACGGCCACGTTGTATCAGGTTTCTTTAAGCCGCGTACGCATCATATTGTTGACACAGATGTTTGTATCATTCAGAGCGAGGAAGCGGATGAGCTGATGTCCACGCTCAAGCATGAAATGCATGCGCTTGGCCTTGACGCTTATGATGAGAAGGCGCATCGTGGCATGCTGCGTCATTTGATTGTGCGAAAAGGGCGGGCTACCGGCGAGCTTATGGTTGTCCTCGTTACGTTGAAGAAGAAGTTTCCACAAAAGCAGGCAGTGGTGGATTTGATCAAACGTGTCGTGCAGGAAGTGACTTCCATCATGCAAAACGTTAATCCAGACAAGACAAACGTCATTTTTGGAAATGAAACGATCAACTTGTACGGTAAGCCAGTCATCATTGACAAAATCGGGGACGTCCAGTTTGAGATTTCTGCGCGTTCTTTTTACCAAGTGAACCCCGTTCAAACGGAAGTCCTTTATGGACAGGCACTGGAATACGCCCAACTATCCGGCGATGAAACGGTGATTGATGCCTATTGCGGAATTGGAACGATATCTCTCTTCCTTGCACAGCAAGCGAAGGAAGTTTACGGCGTCGAAATCGTTCCACAAGCAATTGAAGATGCGAAACGCAATGCCGAATTGAATGGTATTACAAATGCGTATTTTGAGGCAGGCGCAGCGGAAGATGTCATTCCTAGATGGTATGGAGAAGGAAAACGGTTCGATGTTCTGGTTGTAGACCCACCGCGTAAAGGCTGTGACGAAAAATTACTAACTACGATTTTGAAGTACAAGCCGAAGCGGGTCGTCTATGTGTCCTGTAATCCAGGCACATTGGCACGCGATTTACGGATTTTGGAGGATGGCGGCTACCGGACACAGGAAGTACAGCCGGTGGATATGTTCCCGCAAAGTAGTCATGTGGAGGCTATAGCGTTGATACAACGGAAAATTATGTAG
- a CDS encoding cytochrome d ubiquinol oxidase subunit II, which translates to MNLEILGISVLWTFLFGYIMVGAIDFGAGFFNAYSLLTGKQRILTNVIQRYLSPVWEVTNVFLVFFFVGIIGFFPKTAFYYGTTLLVPVSFGIILLAVRGSYYAFETYGARGHKGYSFMYGLAGLLIPASLSIVLTISEGGFIEMVDGRPVLDYWVLFTSPLTWSIVVLSLSATLYISAVFLTWYANKAGDVEATGLLRKYALIWALPTIVTAGGIIFELRKHNPEHYENIQTFWPMFLISFILFIGTVYLLAKRKQYGWAFGLLGGQFAFAFFGYGASHYPYLLYPYLTLYDSFTNPAMATALIIAFILGLCLLIPSLILIMRLFLFNKDYVRGKSDHHA; encoded by the coding sequence ATGAATTTAGAGATCCTCGGTATATCGGTTCTTTGGACTTTCCTGTTCGGCTACATCATGGTAGGCGCCATCGATTTCGGAGCGGGCTTCTTTAATGCTTACAGTTTGCTGACAGGAAAACAACGGATATTGACGAATGTCATCCAGCGTTATTTGTCCCCGGTCTGGGAAGTGACCAATGTCTTTCTTGTCTTCTTCTTTGTCGGGATCATCGGATTCTTTCCGAAAACGGCTTTTTATTACGGAACAACCTTGCTCGTCCCGGTCAGCTTTGGGATTATCCTGCTCGCGGTTCGCGGTTCCTATTATGCATTTGAGACATACGGCGCGAGGGGACATAAAGGATATTCTTTCATGTATGGCTTGGCGGGATTGCTGATCCCCGCCTCACTTTCCATCGTCCTGACAATTTCGGAAGGCGGTTTTATCGAAATGGTGGACGGCCGCCCCGTCCTCGATTATTGGGTATTATTCACGAGCCCGCTTACCTGGTCAATTGTCGTACTAAGCTTGTCTGCCACACTCTATATCTCGGCCGTGTTCCTTACATGGTATGCCAATAAAGCCGGCGACGTCGAGGCGACCGGCCTGCTCCGGAAGTATGCGCTCATTTGGGCGCTTCCGACGATTGTGACAGCAGGTGGCATCATATTTGAATTGCGCAAGCATAACCCAGAGCATTACGAGAACATCCAAACATTCTGGCCGATGTTTTTGATCTCGTTTATCTTATTTATCGGGACGGTCTATCTGCTGGCCAAGCGAAAACAATACGGCTGGGCTTTCGGTCTGCTCGGCGGACAATTCGCCTTCGCCTTCTTCGGCTATGGTGCGTCCCATTATCCATATCTGCTCTATCCGTACTTGACCTTGTACGACAGCTTCACCAACCCGGCCATGGCAACTGCACTCATCATCGCGTTCATCCTGGGCTTGTGTTTGCTGATTCCGTCGCTCATCCTGATCATGCGGCTATTCCTGTTCAATAAGGACTATGTCCGCGGAAAGAGCGACCACCACGCATAA
- a CDS encoding cytochrome ubiquinol oxidase subunit I has translation MINEEAVFYSRVLTELTLSFHILYATIGVGVPIMIMIAQWVGIKKNDEHYILLARRWARGFVITVAVGVVTGTAIGLQLSLLWPNFMELAGNVIALPLFMETFAFFFEAIFLGIYLYTWDRFENQKKHLLLLVPVAIGASFSAVFITIVNAFMNAPQGFDIVDGQLVNINPIIAMFNPAMPTKVAHVVITAYMTAAFVLAAIAAFRLLKGSDHIYHKKALYLTMKLGLVFSIAAAIIGDFSGKYLAEYQPEKLAAAEWHFETKENAELVLLGILKDEDEVKYAIKVPFGLSLLAHNNPKAEVIGLDQFPVDERPPLYIHYLFNIMVLIGMWMVVLAGWFWLGIKRGWKSVQSRWFRWLIVLGGPLSFIAIEAGWWLAEVGRQPWILRHIMRVEEAATTSGHVDLMLILFCLLYLVLGIGSVVVLRRMFRKNPVERELEDRHAERGGDVR, from the coding sequence ATGATAAATGAAGAAGCGGTGTTCTATTCCCGCGTCTTAACGGAGTTGACATTAAGCTTTCACATTTTGTACGCTACGATTGGCGTTGGTGTGCCTATCATGATTATGATCGCCCAGTGGGTCGGCATTAAGAAAAATGATGAGCATTACATACTGCTGGCAAGGCGCTGGGCACGCGGTTTTGTTATTACCGTGGCTGTCGGCGTTGTGACAGGCACGGCGATTGGCCTGCAATTATCACTATTATGGCCAAATTTCATGGAACTTGCCGGAAATGTCATTGCATTACCTTTATTTATGGAAACATTCGCATTCTTTTTCGAAGCAATTTTTCTAGGAATTTATTTATATACATGGGATCGGTTTGAAAACCAGAAAAAACACTTGTTACTACTCGTCCCGGTTGCAATTGGAGCTTCTTTCTCCGCTGTCTTCATCACAATCGTCAATGCGTTTATGAACGCACCGCAAGGCTTTGATATTGTCGATGGGCAACTCGTCAATATTAATCCGATCATCGCAATGTTCAACCCGGCCATGCCGACGAAAGTAGCGCATGTCGTCATCACGGCGTATATGACGGCAGCGTTCGTGCTTGCCGCCATAGCCGCTTTCAGATTACTGAAGGGTTCCGACCATATTTATCACAAAAAAGCTCTTTATTTAACCATGAAGCTCGGTCTGGTATTTTCGATTGCGGCCGCCATCATCGGTGACTTTTCCGGAAAGTATTTAGCGGAATACCAGCCGGAGAAGCTGGCTGCAGCAGAATGGCATTTTGAAACCAAAGAGAACGCAGAGCTGGTACTGTTAGGCATCTTGAAAGATGAGGATGAAGTTAAGTATGCCATTAAAGTGCCATTTGGACTTTCATTGCTGGCACATAACAACCCGAAAGCGGAAGTGATCGGCTTGGATCAATTCCCGGTCGATGAACGCCCTCCTTTATACATCCATTATTTATTTAATATTATGGTGTTAATCGGAATGTGGATGGTCGTACTAGCCGGATGGTTCTGGCTCGGTATCAAGCGCGGGTGGAAGTCTGTCCAATCCAGATGGTTCCGTTGGCTCATCGTTCTGGGGGGACCACTTTCTTTCATAGCGATTGAAGCCGGTTGGTGGCTGGCTGAAGTAGGACGGCAACCGTGGATTTTACGCCATATTATGCGGGTAGAGGAAGCGGCGACGACAAGCGGCCATGTCGATCTTATGCTCATTTTATTCTGTCTGCTGTATCTCGTGCTTGGTATCGGCAGCGTTGTAGTATTGCGAAGGATGTTCCGCAAAAATCCAGTGGAACGGGAATTGGAAGACCGTCATGCGGAAAGGGGCGGAGATGTGCGATGA
- a CDS encoding NUDIX domain-containing protein yields MEVKRKVLAYITKGTQDDLKLLVFEQKDNPSAGIQVPGGTIEEDELLIDALYREVQEETGIPRERLELVGKLHKKNHYPENRKDVVYERNVFHLSYTGNHEEAWENYVHSDGKDDGLVFCCRWVPMDQLPDLAGRQDEALDFMNS; encoded by the coding sequence ATGGAAGTGAAAAGAAAAGTACTGGCGTATATTACAAAAGGGACACAAGACGACCTGAAACTCCTTGTGTTCGAGCAGAAGGACAATCCGTCAGCTGGCATCCAAGTGCCTGGTGGAACTATTGAGGAAGATGAATTGCTCATTGACGCACTGTATCGTGAAGTGCAGGAGGAGACTGGCATTCCCCGCGAGCGTTTGGAGTTGGTCGGTAAACTTCACAAAAAGAACCATTATCCTGAAAACCGTAAAGATGTCGTCTATGAGCGAAATGTTTTTCATTTGTCTTATACAGGCAATCACGAGGAAGCTTGGGAAAATTATGTCCATAGCGATGGCAAGGACGATGGTTTAGTCTTTTGCTGCAGGTGGGTGCCGATGGATCAGCTGCCTGATTTGGCAGGCCGGCAGGACGAAGCCCTTGATTTTATGAATTCATGA
- a CDS encoding diacylglycerol kinase, with translation MKRARIIYNPTAGREVFRKHLAEVLERLEQAGYETSAHATTCEGDAIEAAKHAVERGFDLIIASGGDGTLNEVVAGVSSYENRPKIGLIPTGTTNDFARALRIPRDIDAALDIIIEGKTIPVDVGLMNGNRYFINIAGGGRLTELTYEVPSRLKTMLGQLAYYLKGIEMLPSIHSSPVRIEYDGEVFDEEAMLFLVGLTNSVGGFEKLAPQSSINDGKFTLLILKKCNIAEFIRVVSLALRGEHLEDPLVISTSAERIKVTSDEEVLLNLDGEYGGTLPATFENLYRHIEMFAPYNELREQDRV, from the coding sequence ATGAAGCGTGCACGAATAATTTACAATCCGACAGCGGGAAGAGAAGTGTTTCGCAAGCATCTGGCTGAAGTACTGGAAAGACTTGAACAGGCAGGCTATGAAACGTCCGCCCATGCGACGACATGCGAGGGGGATGCCATAGAAGCCGCCAAGCATGCTGTGGAGCGGGGCTTTGACCTGATAATCGCTTCAGGCGGAGACGGGACGTTAAATGAGGTGGTAGCTGGTGTTTCGTCGTACGAGAACCGCCCGAAAATCGGGTTGATACCTACCGGCACAACGAACGACTTTGCAAGGGCGTTGCGTATACCGCGGGATATCGACGCTGCGCTCGATATCATCATTGAAGGGAAGACCATTCCCGTTGATGTCGGTTTGATGAACGGCAATCGATATTTCATCAATATTGCCGGGGGCGGCCGATTGACCGAATTGACATATGAGGTACCAAGTCGTCTGAAGACGATGTTAGGCCAGCTTGCCTATTACTTGAAAGGAATCGAGATGCTGCCATCCATCCACTCCAGCCCAGTCCGTATTGAATATGACGGGGAAGTGTTTGATGAGGAAGCCATGCTATTCCTGGTTGGTTTGACCAATTCAGTTGGCGGCTTCGAAAAACTGGCACCCCAATCGAGTATCAATGATGGTAAATTCACCTTGCTCATTCTGAAGAAATGCAATATTGCCGAATTCATTCGAGTCGTCTCACTGGCGCTTCGCGGCGAGCATTTGGAAGATCCCCTTGTCATTTCAACGAGCGCCGAGCGCATTAAAGTGACATCAGATGAGGAAGTCTTGCTGAATCTTGATGGCGAATACGGGGGCACATTGCCTGCAACTTTCGAAAATTTATATCGGCATATTGAAATGTTCGCCCCCTACAATGAGTTACGGGAACAGGACCGGGTTTGA
- a CDS encoding thioredoxin family protein translates to MKTEKQYFDEAISLADYTSKMEKHKENTERVYEKFEVPQDDGFIELLKEKKPEILVITEDWCGDAMMNNAILRRIAEAADLDVRTVYRDADTDLIDRHLTNGGRSIPIYLLLDGNGEVAAKWGPRAASIQQDVLERRKQLPPKDHPDFEEKQRAFIETLMAEYTSRPELWLTVYEDLRKTFMPVLQEKA, encoded by the coding sequence ATGAAAACGGAAAAACAATATTTCGATGAAGCAATCTCCCTAGCTGACTATACGTCCAAAATGGAGAAGCATAAAGAGAACACAGAACGGGTATATGAGAAGTTCGAAGTACCGCAAGATGACGGCTTTATTGAATTGCTCAAAGAGAAGAAACCGGAAATTCTCGTCATCACAGAGGACTGGTGTGGAGATGCCATGATGAATAATGCCATCTTGCGTCGGATCGCGGAAGCGGCCGATCTGGATGTACGAACAGTGTATCGGGATGCCGATACCGATTTGATCGACAGACATTTGACGAATGGCGGCCGGTCCATACCGATTTACTTGCTGCTTGATGGAAACGGGGAAGTGGCGGCGAAGTGGGGACCTCGGGCAGCTTCCATCCAGCAAGATGTGTTGGAGCGCCGAAAACAACTGCCGCCTAAGGATCATCCGGATTTTGAAGAGAAACAGAGGGCGTTCATTGAAACGTTAATGGCGGAATATACATCGAGACCGGAACTTTGGTTGACGGTTTATGAAGATTTGCGAAAAACATTCATGCCCGTCTTGCAAGAAAAGGCATAA
- the gatB gene encoding Asp-tRNA(Asn)/Glu-tRNA(Gln) amidotransferase subunit GatB: MNFETIVGLEVHVELKTETKIFSPAPAHFGAEPNKNIHVIDLAYPGTLPTMNKRAIDFGMKASMALNCEIAPVMNFDRKHYFYPDNPKAFQISQDKRPVGSNGWIEIEVEGKKKKIRIERVHLEEDAGKLTHAEGGYSLVDLNRQGTPLIEIVTEADIRSPEEAYAFLEKLKAIIQYTGVSDVRMEEGSLRCDANISIRPFGQTEFGTKTELKNLNSFNFVRRGIANEVERQEKILLSGGKIVQETRRYDEATGQTVLMRVKGSANDYRFINEPDLSEIHIDQEWMDRVRAEIPELPDARKARYVQELDLPEYDAHVLTLTKEMSDFFDATVKAGADAKLASNWLMGEVSAYLNAEQKEFHETALTPEGLASMIKLITDGTISSKIAKKVFKELIENGGDAAEIVKAKGLVQISDEGTLRTVITEILDANEQSIEDYKNGKDRAVGFLVGQVMKATKGQANPPLVNKLLLEEINKR; the protein is encoded by the coding sequence ATGAACTTTGAAACAATTGTCGGACTTGAAGTCCACGTGGAACTGAAAACAGAGACAAAAATCTTTTCGCCGGCCCCTGCCCATTTTGGTGCAGAGCCGAATAAGAATATTCATGTGATCGATTTGGCGTACCCAGGCACGTTGCCTACCATGAATAAACGGGCAATTGATTTTGGAATGAAAGCGTCCATGGCGTTAAACTGTGAAATTGCTCCAGTGATGAACTTTGACCGGAAGCATTATTTCTACCCGGACAATCCAAAGGCGTTCCAAATCTCCCAAGATAAACGTCCAGTCGGATCTAATGGCTGGATTGAAATCGAAGTGGAAGGCAAGAAGAAGAAAATCCGCATTGAACGTGTCCATTTAGAGGAAGACGCAGGTAAACTGACGCATGCGGAAGGCGGATACTCTCTTGTTGATTTGAACAGACAAGGTACTCCTCTAATCGAAATCGTAACGGAAGCGGATATTCGCTCTCCTGAAGAAGCGTATGCATTCCTTGAAAAATTGAAAGCTATTATTCAATATACAGGTGTTTCGGATGTTCGAATGGAAGAAGGCTCCCTGCGCTGTGATGCCAATATTTCAATCCGTCCGTTCGGCCAAACGGAATTCGGCACGAAAACCGAGTTGAAGAACTTAAACTCGTTCAACTTTGTCCGTAGAGGGATTGCGAATGAAGTAGAACGCCAAGAAAAAATCTTGCTGTCAGGCGGCAAAATTGTACAGGAAACACGTCGTTACGACGAAGCGACTGGACAAACAGTTTTGATGCGGGTGAAAGGTAGCGCAAACGATTACCGTTTCATCAACGAACCAGACTTGTCGGAAATCCATATCGACCAAGAATGGATGGACCGTGTCCGTGCGGAAATTCCAGAATTGCCGGATGCCCGAAAAGCGCGATATGTGCAAGAACTCGACTTGCCTGAATACGATGCCCACGTGTTGACATTGACGAAGGAAATGTCTGACTTCTTCGACGCGACAGTGAAGGCTGGAGCCGATGCGAAGCTCGCTTCCAACTGGCTCATGGGCGAAGTATCCGCTTATTTGAATGCCGAGCAAAAAGAATTTCATGAAACGGCATTGACGCCGGAAGGTCTTGCCAGCATGATCAAATTGATCACCGACGGGACAATCTCTTCCAAAATTGCAAAGAAAGTGTTCAAGGAATTGATTGAAAACGGCGGCGATGCGGCAGAAATCGTTAAAGCGAAAGGTCTTGTCCAAATTTCGGATGAAGGTACGCTGCGTACCGTCATTACAGAAATTCTGGATGCGAATGAACAATCCATCGAGGACTACAAGAATGGTAAAGATCGAGCAGTCGGATTCCTTGTCGGTCAAGTAATGAAAGCGACGAAAGGACAGGCAAATCCACCGCTTGTCAATAAACTGCTTCTTGAGGAAATCAATAAACGCTAA
- the gatA gene encoding Asp-tRNA(Asn)/Glu-tRNA(Gln) amidotransferase subunit GatA translates to MTLFSKTATELQQLLHNREVSVKEITEDAFSRIADVEGDVQAFLTVTEQEAKAQADQLDNVPLEQRGPLFGLPIGIKDNIITNGTKTTCGSKMLEDFVPVYDATVVERVKEAGMVTLGKLNMDEFAMGSTTEHSAFQVTRNPWNLDCVPGGSSGGSAAAVASGEALFSLGTDTGGSVRQPAAFCGVVGMKPTYGRVSRYGLVAFASSLDQIGPLTRNVEDNAMLLSAIAGNDHHDFSSASKEVPDYRKALTGDIKGLKVAVPKEFLGQGVDEAVKASVREALKVLESLGAVIEEVDLPHAKYGAPTYYVIACGEASSNLARFDGIRYGYRPEGVKNLEELYFRSRSEGFGPEVKKRILYGTYALSANQYEEVYVKAQKVRSLISKDFADLFQKYDVIVGPTSATTAYKLGETVFDPLTLYANDILTVPVNLAGVPAISVPCGVSEGLPIGLQIIGDHFEEGLLYKVAHAFEQATDFKAGTPLVGEGQNR, encoded by the coding sequence ATGACCTTATTTTCTAAAACGGCAACAGAGCTTCAACAGCTATTACATAATCGTGAAGTCTCCGTCAAAGAAATTACCGAAGATGCATTCAGCCGGATTGCGGATGTCGAAGGGGATGTACAAGCATTTTTGACGGTGACTGAACAGGAAGCGAAGGCGCAGGCGGACCAATTGGACAACGTCCCGCTGGAGCAGCGGGGTCCATTATTCGGATTGCCGATCGGCATTAAAGACAACATCATTACAAATGGCACGAAAACAACTTGCGGCAGTAAAATGCTGGAAGACTTTGTGCCGGTATATGATGCTACCGTAGTGGAACGAGTGAAAGAAGCTGGAATGGTCACCTTGGGCAAATTGAATATGGATGAATTTGCAATGGGTTCAACGACTGAACATTCAGCTTTCCAAGTAACGCGCAACCCTTGGAATCTTGATTGTGTTCCCGGTGGTTCTTCCGGTGGCTCTGCTGCAGCAGTCGCATCGGGTGAGGCGCTATTTTCTTTAGGCACCGATACGGGCGGTTCCGTTCGTCAGCCTGCTGCATTTTGTGGTGTAGTCGGCATGAAGCCGACATATGGCCGCGTGTCCCGCTATGGACTTGTTGCTTTTGCGTCCTCGTTGGATCAGATTGGGCCATTGACTCGGAACGTAGAAGACAACGCTATGCTGCTTAGCGCGATTGCGGGCAATGACCACCATGACTTCTCATCTGCATCTAAAGAAGTTCCTGATTACCGGAAGGCATTAACTGGCGACATCAAAGGCTTGAAAGTAGCAGTTCCTAAGGAATTCTTGGGGCAAGGCGTGGACGAAGCAGTCAAAGCCTCTGTCCGTGAAGCTTTAAAAGTTCTTGAATCACTTGGGGCAGTTATCGAAGAGGTCGACTTGCCGCATGCCAAATATGGCGCACCGACCTATTATGTCATCGCTTGCGGCGAGGCTTCTTCCAACTTGGCAAGATTTGACGGAATCCGTTATGGTTACCGACCTGAAGGTGTGAAAAACCTGGAAGAACTTTATTTCCGTTCTCGCTCTGAAGGATTTGGTCCAGAAGTGAAGAAACGTATTTTATACGGAACGTATGCGTTGAGTGCGAACCAATATGAAGAAGTATATGTAAAAGCGCAAAAAGTCCGGTCATTGATCTCTAAGGATTTTGCGGATCTGTTCCAAAAATATGATGTCATCGTCGGTCCGACAAGCGCGACGACTGCCTATAAGCTGGGGGAAACGGTATTTGATCCGTTGACGCTCTATGCGAATGACATCTTGACTGTACCGGTTAACCTGGCGGGCGTTCCAGCCATTTCGGTACCTTGCGGCGTTTCTGAAGGATTGCCGATCGGGTTGCAAATCATCGGTGATCACTTCGAAGAAGGATTGCTTTACAAAGTGGCGCATGCGTTTGAGCAAGCGACTGATTTCAAGGCGGGCACTCCGTTAGTTGGGGAGGGACAAAACCGATGA
- the gatC gene encoding Asp-tRNA(Asn)/Glu-tRNA(Gln) amidotransferase subunit GatC, with protein sequence MTHQFTKDDVFYYANFARIAFSDEEAEQYAEMLSELDKFAERFEEVDTTHVEPMTHPLHQINVLREDVPTEILDRDDMLASVKEHEDGMIKVPNILS encoded by the coding sequence ATGACTCACCAATTTACAAAAGATGACGTTTTTTATTACGCCAATTTTGCGCGGATCGCTTTTTCCGACGAAGAAGCCGAGCAATATGCAGAGATGTTAAGTGAATTGGACAAATTCGCTGAGCGATTTGAGGAAGTCGATACGACACATGTTGAACCGATGACGCATCCGTTGCACCAAATCAATGTTCTTCGTGAAGATGTTCCGACGGAGATATTAGATCGCGACGACATGTTGGCTAGCGTGAAGGAACATGAGGATGGAATGATCAAAGTTCCGAATATCCTTTCATAA
- a CDS encoding CamS family sex pheromone protein gives MKRIWVAPGLAAVLFLGGCLPSFAPEKDEVIQENEEKAKETVIIPDVQLKDEFYKTLIPFKQSASRGMVVSNLHTKYDMKEVEQGLLRLSTRHFDPEKYFFQEGQYIDKETARKWLARSSDNDQGLNPAGASKGASAEEAAEQAPIYLAHIVEQNYLQKSGENNIRLSGISIGLALNSIYYARDGSETRIPDDKLQKEGMKMADEIVSRLRAKEGLADIPIVIGLFKQESRSSIVPGTYFATAYADKGKTAASGWKEVNEKYVTLPAPSSLTNYRDINNTFSKFKQDIDKYFPSFVNVIGTAHFRDDEYESLRIEVPIQFFGTSETIGFTQYLTSLVKAYFPNINVEVSITSVNGPEALIVKDSGEEPFVHIYGY, from the coding sequence ATGAAAAGGATATGGGTAGCACCAGGATTAGCCGCCGTGCTGTTCCTCGGAGGCTGCCTTCCTTCATTTGCACCGGAAAAAGACGAGGTCATCCAGGAGAATGAAGAGAAGGCGAAAGAAACTGTCATCATCCCGGATGTTCAGTTGAAGGATGAATTTTATAAGACATTGATTCCATTCAAACAGAGTGCAAGCCGTGGGATGGTTGTCAGCAATCTTCATACGAAATACGACATGAAAGAAGTGGAGCAGGGGTTGCTGCGCCTTTCCACCCGCCATTTCGACCCGGAAAAGTATTTCTTTCAGGAAGGCCAATATATTGATAAAGAAACGGCCCGCAAATGGCTGGCCCGCAGCAGCGACAATGACCAAGGGCTGAATCCCGCGGGTGCATCAAAGGGAGCCAGCGCGGAAGAGGCCGCTGAACAGGCACCAATCTACTTGGCTCATATCGTCGAACAAAATTACTTGCAAAAGTCGGGGGAGAATAATATCCGGTTATCGGGAATATCAATTGGATTGGCCCTGAACTCAATTTATTACGCAAGGGATGGTTCAGAAACCCGGATTCCAGATGATAAACTCCAAAAAGAAGGCATGAAAATGGCCGATGAGATTGTCAGCAGATTACGGGCGAAAGAAGGGCTCGCGGACATTCCGATTGTTATCGGTCTGTTCAAGCAGGAAAGCAGAAGTTCAATCGTTCCCGGTACATACTTTGCAACGGCTTATGCGGATAAAGGAAAAACAGCCGCCTCGGGGTGGAAAGAAGTGAACGAAAAGTATGTCACTCTTCCGGCACCGTCCTCCCTTACGAATTATCGGGATATCAATAACACCTTCAGCAAATTCAAACAGGATATCGATAAATATTTTCCAAGCTTCGTCAACGTGATCGGGACGGCGCATTTTCGCGATGACGAATATGAATCGCTGCGAATTGAAGTCCCGATTCAATTTTTCGGAACGAGCGAAACGATCGGTTTCACTCAATATTTGACTTCGCTCGTCAAAGCGTACTTTCCGAATATCAATGTGGAAGTAAGCATCACATCGGTGAATGGACCCGAGGCGTTAATCGTCAAGGATTCCGGTGAAGAACCGTTTGTCCATATTTATGGGTATTGA